The proteins below are encoded in one region of Bifidobacterium catenulatum DSM 16992 = JCM 1194 = LMG 11043:
- the nudC gene encoding NAD(+) diphosphatase, with protein MSVFSPLALTQALPFLPLAQGDIDYEVSRRDEPDLFDTVLLEPATKVILIKDGMVAVPHGQGAIADYANVHMRLAQLPGDYVAAELHTHPTAFAIFLGSYGGKRDEHVVAVDVSRVKAVEPVAASSEHMGADDAFDEQREPEEKTSKSLLENAAERFDWVDLRGFAPHASAREAGQATTAISLSVWHARQRHCPTCGAPTEPALGGWAQRCTSEADGKRLLFPRVEPAVITAIVDHEDRLLLQHNSAWRNTGLYSVSAGFVEAGENLEHACRREAKEEVGIDLGELKYLGSQPWPFPASLMMAFKGVANTTDVHVDGDETLQARWMTRDEYMNELVAGRMESPGKATIARYMIEEWLGHDLP; from the coding sequence ATGAGCGTGTTCTCGCCACTGGCGCTGACCCAGGCACTGCCGTTCCTGCCACTTGCACAAGGCGACATCGACTATGAGGTTTCAAGACGCGACGAACCCGACCTGTTCGACACGGTGCTGCTGGAACCTGCCACGAAAGTCATTCTCATCAAAGACGGCATGGTGGCGGTGCCACACGGACAAGGTGCCATCGCGGACTACGCCAACGTGCACATGCGTTTGGCACAGCTGCCCGGAGACTACGTGGCGGCGGAACTGCACACGCATCCGACGGCGTTCGCCATATTCCTCGGCTCATATGGCGGCAAGCGTGACGAGCATGTGGTGGCCGTTGACGTGTCTCGTGTGAAGGCTGTAGAACCGGTGGCTGCGAGCAGCGAGCATATGGGCGCGGACGACGCGTTCGACGAACAGCGCGAACCGGAAGAGAAAACGTCGAAATCGCTGTTGGAAAACGCGGCGGAACGATTCGACTGGGTTGACCTGCGTGGCTTCGCCCCGCACGCCAGCGCACGCGAAGCAGGCCAGGCCACAACGGCGATCTCGCTGAGCGTATGGCATGCGCGTCAACGCCATTGCCCCACATGCGGCGCCCCGACCGAACCCGCGTTGGGCGGATGGGCGCAGCGGTGCACCAGCGAAGCGGATGGCAAACGGCTGCTGTTCCCCAGAGTGGAACCGGCCGTTATCACGGCGATCGTGGACCATGAGGATCGTCTGCTGCTGCAGCACAACAGTGCATGGCGCAATACCGGCCTGTATTCCGTGTCCGCAGGCTTCGTGGAGGCGGGTGAGAACCTGGAGCACGCATGCCGGCGCGAAGCCAAAGAGGAGGTCGGCATCGACCTCGGCGAACTCAAATATTTGGGATCGCAGCCATGGCCATTCCCAGCCTCGCTCATGATGGCGTTCAAAGGCGTGGCCAATACCACCGACGTGCACGTGGACGGCGACGAGACCCTGCAGGCGCGTTGGATGACCCGAGACGAGTATATGAACGAGCTGGTAGCAGGGCGTATGGAATCCCCCGGAAAGGCCACCATAGCCCGCTACATGATCGAAGAATGGCTCGGCCACGATCTGCCGTAA
- a CDS encoding alpha/beta fold hydrolase translates to MTIELHNNVYCEGEGIPVVLVHGFPVDHRMWNECADALKTTAAEHGMKQFPIWAPDMPGAGEGPIPSDENSGGKDTDGAFLNGLDRMADAYVDLLHAAGYDKAIWVGLSMGGYLILDVQRLHPEAVAALALCDTKAAADSEKMRAKRIAIAEECESTGTHEPVMGFAAATSEDSTIKQSDAYREQFTAWINEQPAEGIAWRERMAAGRPDLNDVLSTITAPVAVICGDKDPSSPPSVMAPIADAMTATSTDMTVVFDCGHFSAYEHPQAVADALLALVRRVQ, encoded by the coding sequence ATGACAATCGAATTGCATAACAATGTGTATTGCGAGGGTGAGGGGATTCCTGTGGTGTTGGTGCACGGGTTCCCCGTGGACCACCGCATGTGGAACGAATGCGCGGATGCGTTGAAAACGACCGCTGCGGAACATGGCATGAAACAGTTCCCGATTTGGGCTCCAGACATGCCCGGCGCGGGAGAAGGGCCGATTCCTTCCGACGAGAACAGTGGAGGCAAAGACACGGACGGCGCTTTCCTCAATGGTTTGGACCGTATGGCCGACGCTTACGTCGACCTGTTGCACGCTGCCGGATACGACAAGGCGATTTGGGTAGGTCTTTCGATGGGCGGCTACCTGATCCTCGACGTTCAGCGTTTGCACCCCGAAGCCGTCGCCGCACTGGCATTATGCGACACGAAGGCCGCAGCTGATTCCGAGAAGATGCGTGCGAAACGCATCGCGATCGCCGAGGAATGCGAATCGACGGGCACGCACGAACCGGTTATGGGATTCGCCGCCGCCACGTCTGAGGATTCAACCATCAAACAGTCGGACGCCTACCGCGAACAGTTCACTGCATGGATCAACGAGCAGCCAGCCGAAGGCATCGCTTGGCGTGAACGCATGGCGGCCGGGCGCCCGGACCTGAACGATGTGCTATCGACGATTACAGCGCCGGTCGCTGTGATCTGCGGCGACAAGGATCCGTCGAGCCCACCGAGCGTGATGGCACCGATCGCCGATGCGATGACGGCTACGAGCACGGATATGACGGTGGTGTTTGATTGCGGTCATTTCAGCGCTTATGAGCATCCGCAGGCGGTCGCCGACGCGCTGCTTGCATTGGTGCGCAGAGTGCAGTAG
- a CDS encoding NUDIX hydrolase family protein: protein MPVMNDEVPDEGDFDAGRRRGEFDDITPEDFIRGIGNPPGWLASDEINRMRGEMPIPYVLVVPVRTDDLGRVSQVGSLLRVSDDGSIERTLIAGRVLYHESLREAVARNIAKDLGDIALPQLPVSLQPFTVAEFFPTPGLSDYFDSRQHAIALCYVVPIAGDCKPQDETLDVEWVNPNSEILDTFVNQMSNGYGTIVRQAIAWTGK from the coding sequence ATGCCAGTGATGAATGATGAAGTGCCCGACGAGGGCGATTTCGATGCAGGCCGCCGTCGCGGAGAATTCGACGACATCACGCCGGAGGATTTCATCCGTGGAATAGGAAACCCTCCAGGATGGCTTGCTTCCGACGAGATCAACCGTATGCGTGGTGAAATGCCGATCCCATACGTGCTCGTGGTGCCGGTGCGTACCGACGATCTGGGACGCGTCTCACAGGTCGGATCGCTGCTGCGTGTGTCTGACGATGGCAGCATCGAACGAACGCTGATCGCCGGCCGCGTGCTCTACCACGAATCGTTGCGTGAGGCCGTGGCACGCAATATCGCCAAGGATTTGGGAGATATCGCGCTGCCGCAGTTGCCAGTGAGCCTGCAGCCGTTCACCGTGGCTGAATTTTTCCCGACGCCCGGACTGTCTGACTATTTCGATTCCCGTCAGCATGCGATCGCATTGTGCTATGTGGTGCCAATTGCAGGCGATTGCAAGCCGCAGGACGAGACGCTCGACGTGGAATGGGTCAATCCGAACAGTGAGATCCTCGACACTTTCGTCAACCAGATGAGCAACGGATATGGCACGATTGTGCGTCAGGCGATCGCTTGGACCGGCAAATAG
- the trxA gene encoding thioredoxin — MATHAVTSKDFNQIVESNDLVFVDFWATWCGPCRAFGPTFEKASEANSDIYFAKVDIDQNPDLASAAKVQAVPTLMVIKNQQIVFQQAGALRASDLDDLIAQAKALDVNAAAAEEAEAQAE, encoded by the coding sequence ATGGCAACGCATGCAGTCACTTCCAAGGATTTCAATCAGATTGTGGAATCCAACGATCTGGTATTCGTGGATTTTTGGGCGACCTGGTGCGGTCCGTGCCGCGCATTCGGTCCGACGTTTGAAAAGGCGAGCGAAGCGAATTCCGACATTTACTTCGCCAAGGTCGATATCGACCAGAATCCGGATCTCGCTTCCGCGGCCAAGGTACAGGCTGTGCCGACGTTGATGGTGATCAAGAACCAGCAGATCGTGTTCCAGCAGGCCGGTGCGTTGCGTGCGTCGGATCTGGACGATCTGATCGCGCAGGCCAAGGCGTTGGACGTCAACGCGGCCGCTGCCGAAGAGGCTGAGGCGCAAGCGGAGTAG
- a CDS encoding G5 domain-containing protein, producing MANHSKHARSSTFVMPSKSSLMKIAATVAAVGLLATGGIVSRNLYTSAKQNTTNQATAFSVTDSAEASRGNARELLNGDTSYVTVKINGKSRVVPGANFTDVKSVLDAGDITLEPEDTVSPSLTTKVDEKTVITIQRAGASVEVSDTAIGFNVVKKETSSLPEGQEKVETEGEEGVMETTNLVTKSGDTVVSSNMISSYVKKAPVDKVILVGTGSTSSSSSNASTSIGTTVPAGEMQQWAHDYLLSNGYTEADFTATVYIITHESGWSVTATNPSSGAYGLPQALPGSKMVSEGADWATNYQTQLKWFWGYCAQRYGSIQGAYSYWLANHCY from the coding sequence ATGGCTAACCACAGCAAGCACGCCCGATCATCTACCTTCGTCATGCCGAGCAAGTCCTCGCTGATGAAGATCGCCGCAACGGTTGCGGCGGTGGGCCTGTTGGCTACCGGCGGCATTGTGTCGCGCAATCTTTACACGTCCGCGAAGCAGAATACAACCAATCAGGCCACAGCTTTCTCCGTCACGGATTCCGCGGAGGCGTCCCGTGGTAATGCCCGCGAGCTGCTTAATGGAGACACCTCGTACGTTACCGTGAAGATCAACGGCAAGTCGCGCGTGGTGCCCGGTGCCAATTTCACCGACGTGAAGTCCGTGCTTGACGCGGGTGACATCACGCTCGAACCGGAAGACACGGTCTCCCCCTCGCTCACCACCAAGGTCGATGAGAAAACCGTGATCACCATTCAGCGTGCCGGCGCGAGCGTCGAGGTTTCCGACACCGCCATTGGCTTCAATGTCGTCAAGAAGGAAACCTCAAGCCTGCCGGAAGGCCAGGAGAAGGTCGAGACGGAAGGCGAAGAGGGCGTGATGGAAACCACGAACCTCGTGACCAAGTCCGGCGACACCGTGGTTTCCTCCAACATGATCAGCTCGTATGTGAAGAAGGCTCCGGTCGACAAGGTCATTCTCGTCGGCACCGGCTCCACTTCGTCATCGTCCTCCAACGCTTCCACGTCAATCGGCACCACTGTGCCGGCTGGCGAAATGCAGCAGTGGGCGCACGATTATCTGCTGTCGAACGGCTACACCGAAGCCGATTTCACCGCCACCGTATACATCATCACCCACGAGTCCGGCTGGAGCGTCACCGCAACGAATCCAAGTTCGGGTGCCTATGGCCTGCCCCAGGCATTGCCTGGCAGCAAAATGGTGAGCGAGGGTGCTGATTGGGCCACCAATTATCAGACCCAGCTCAAGTGGTTCTGGGGCTATTGCGCGCAACGTTACGGTTCCATCCAGGGAGCCTATTCGTACTGGCTCGCCAATCACTGCTACTGA
- a CDS encoding glycoside hydrolase family 31 protein yields MREASILQGEHWRIGILTESLIRFEWSDSGEFEDNLTQMVVNRDFGADPQFTVTHRDGLLIVDTPALYVTYDGKPFSKEGLNVVVKGVADTQFNTWHYGDEPKHNLKGTARTLDEANGEIPLDDGVISRDGWAVLDDSAANVIVEAHEVDGKSNPLGAWVKPRAHKETDLYFFGYGRRYTEAVQDFYKLTGPTPLLPRFALGNWWSRYYRYTQDEYLQLMDRFKREGIPFTTSVIDMDWHRVDDVDPKYGSGWTGYSWNKQLFPDHEAFLRDLHERGLKTTLNVHPRDGVRAFEDDYAAVAKRVGIDPATEEAVEFDLTNPDFVSAYFDMHHRMEAEGVDFWWLDWQQGGVTRQPGLDPLWVLNHLHYLDSGRGATSSERNAGENCECEKCTEPGARDEHEMHIEQSKRNVSCAECNNRWPLTFSRYAGPGSHRYPVGFSGDTIVTWESLQFQPYFTATASNIGYGWWSHDIGGHMCGYRNEHLEARWYQLGTFSPINRLHSSNSQFMGKEPWNFSAEVRDSMVSSLRLRHMMLPYLYTMNYRAAFEGMPLVEPMYWAEPNNPQAYEVPDEFRFGTELLVAPIVSDNDDSAHLGSTEVWLPQGEWYDFFDGRRYVSAGKSGRRLEVWRAIDRMPVFAKAGGIVPLQQLGEGNKVNDLGNPESLQVLVFPGANGSFTLKEDDGSVASAASGSASAESCDGQTHVADTHMSFDWKNAGNATQFTISPVEGCAEAIPAQRSWEIVFRGVAQTDTQNVRIEIDGKACNTTEITYDQQTLSLSVVVRDVPSTACLNVTIANGLQIAENPVEQDSLDVLLHAQMPYISKEHAMQAIREQGVRSLGALRTFDTAPRFSKELFVTSGMPDSVISALEEILLRS; encoded by the coding sequence ATGCGAGAAGCGTCGATCCTGCAGGGGGAGCATTGGAGGATCGGCATTCTAACGGAATCGCTGATCCGTTTCGAATGGTCAGATTCCGGCGAATTTGAAGACAATCTCACGCAGATGGTGGTCAACCGCGATTTTGGCGCCGATCCGCAATTCACGGTGACACATCGCGACGGACTGCTCATTGTTGACACCCCCGCACTATATGTGACGTACGATGGCAAGCCGTTCAGCAAAGAAGGCTTAAACGTGGTCGTCAAGGGCGTGGCCGACACCCAGTTCAATACGTGGCATTACGGCGACGAGCCGAAGCATAATCTCAAAGGCACCGCGCGCACGCTCGACGAGGCGAATGGCGAAATTCCTCTGGACGATGGTGTGATTTCGCGAGACGGTTGGGCAGTGCTCGACGATTCCGCCGCAAACGTGATCGTGGAAGCACACGAAGTGGACGGCAAGTCGAATCCGCTGGGGGCTTGGGTGAAACCGCGCGCTCACAAGGAAACCGACTTGTACTTCTTCGGCTACGGCCGCCGCTACACCGAAGCTGTGCAAGACTTCTACAAGCTGACCGGACCAACGCCTCTGCTGCCGCGCTTCGCACTCGGCAACTGGTGGAGCCGCTACTACCGCTACACGCAAGACGAATACCTGCAGCTCATGGACCGGTTCAAGCGCGAAGGCATTCCATTCACCACATCCGTGATCGACATGGACTGGCACCGCGTGGACGATGTCGATCCGAAATACGGTTCCGGTTGGACCGGCTATTCGTGGAACAAGCAGCTGTTCCCCGATCACGAGGCGTTCTTACGCGACTTGCACGAGCGCGGCCTGAAAACCACGTTGAACGTGCATCCGCGAGACGGCGTGCGCGCGTTCGAAGACGACTATGCGGCGGTGGCCAAGCGCGTCGGCATCGATCCTGCAACCGAAGAGGCGGTGGAATTCGACCTGACGAATCCGGATTTCGTGAGCGCTTACTTCGACATGCATCATCGCATGGAAGCTGAAGGTGTTGACTTCTGGTGGCTCGACTGGCAGCAGGGCGGCGTGACCCGTCAGCCGGGACTCGACCCGCTGTGGGTGCTCAACCACTTGCACTACCTGGATTCCGGGCGCGGCGCGACTTCTTCCGAACGCAACGCAGGGGAAAACTGCGAATGCGAAAAGTGCACTGAGCCGGGCGCTCGCGATGAACATGAAATGCATATCGAGCAATCCAAACGTAACGTGAGTTGTGCGGAATGCAATAACCGTTGGCCGCTCACCTTCTCGCGGTATGCCGGTCCGGGTTCGCACCGCTACCCAGTTGGCTTCTCGGGAGACACCATTGTTACGTGGGAATCCTTGCAATTCCAGCCGTATTTCACTGCTACCGCGTCGAATATCGGCTACGGATGGTGGAGTCACGATATTGGCGGTCACATGTGTGGGTACCGCAACGAGCATTTGGAAGCCCGCTGGTATCAGCTTGGCACGTTCAGCCCGATCAATCGCCTGCATTCCAGCAATTCGCAGTTCATGGGCAAGGAACCGTGGAATTTCTCTGCGGAAGTGCGCGATTCCATGGTGAGTTCGCTGCGACTGCGCCATATGATGCTGCCGTACCTGTACACCATGAACTATCGTGCCGCGTTCGAGGGCATGCCATTGGTAGAACCGATGTATTGGGCGGAGCCGAATAATCCGCAGGCGTACGAGGTGCCGGACGAATTCCGTTTCGGCACTGAGCTGCTGGTTGCGCCAATCGTTTCTGACAATGACGATTCTGCGCATCTTGGTAGTACGGAAGTATGGCTGCCACAAGGCGAATGGTATGACTTCTTTGACGGTCGCCGTTACGTTTCGGCAGGGAAGTCCGGTCGTCGTTTGGAAGTGTGGCGTGCGATTGACCGTATGCCGGTGTTTGCCAAGGCTGGCGGTATTGTGCCGTTACAGCAGCTTGGCGAGGGCAATAAGGTGAATGATCTGGGCAATCCGGAGTCCCTGCAGGTGCTGGTGTTCCCCGGTGCGAACGGTTCGTTCACACTCAAGGAAGACGACGGTTCTGTGGCTTCTGCTGCTTCCGGCTCTGCATCTGCCGAGTCTTGCGATGGCCAAACTCATGTTGCCGATACGCACATGAGCTTCGACTGGAAGAATGCGGGCAATGCCACGCAGTTCACCATCAGTCCGGTGGAAGGCTGTGCTGAAGCCATTCCGGCACAGCGTAGCTGGGAGATTGTGTTCCGTGGAGTTGCGCAGACAGACACGCAGAACGTTCGTATCGAAATTGACGGTAAAGCTTGCAATACTACAGAAATTACATACGATCAGCAGACGTTGAGTCTGTCGGTCGTTGTGCGCGACGTGCCGTCTACTGCATGTTTGAACGTTACGATTGCAAATGGATTGCAGATTGCCGAGAATCCAGTCGAACAGGACTCACTCGACGTGCTCTTGCACGCGCAAATGCCATACATTTCCAAAGAGCATGCGATGCAGGCGATTCGTGAGCAAGGAGTGCGCTCGCTCGGTGCTCTGCGCACTTTCGATACTGCGCCCCGCTTCAGCAAAGAACTGTTCGTCACGTCCGGCATGCCTGATTCGGTAATCAGCGCCCTAGAAGAAATCCTCCTCCGCAGCTGA
- a CDS encoding excalibur calcium-binding domain-containing protein — protein MGHGITRNDLGYRSKLEADGDGYACEYPPNY, from the coding sequence TTGGGGCATGGCATAACTAGGAACGATTTGGGATACCGTTCCAAACTTGAGGCGGATGGCGACGGCTATGCGTGCGAGTATCCGCCAAACTACTGA
- a CDS encoding YccF domain-containing protein, producing the protein MRLLGNILWLILGGLLLAASWAIIGLVLCVTIMGIPLGIQAFKMAGLTLTPFGKTVVYGGGVGSVLANIVWFVLAGVWMAIGYVCAGLLNCVTIIGIPFGIQSFKMAKLALWPFGSQIRSL; encoded by the coding sequence GTGAGACTTCTTGGCAATATTTTGTGGCTGATTTTGGGCGGGCTGCTGCTCGCCGCCAGTTGGGCGATTATCGGCCTGGTGCTGTGCGTCACCATTATGGGCATTCCGCTAGGCATTCAGGCGTTCAAAATGGCAGGTTTAACGCTGACCCCGTTCGGCAAAACCGTGGTGTATGGCGGCGGTGTGGGATCGGTGCTGGCCAATATCGTGTGGTTTGTGTTGGCCGGTGTGTGGATGGCGATTGGCTATGTGTGCGCCGGGCTGCTCAACTGCGTCACCATCATTGGTATTCCGTTCGGCATTCAATCGTTCAAGATGGCCAAATTAGCGCTATGGCCGTTCGGCTCGCAAATCCGCAGCTTGTAA
- a CDS encoding type II toxin-antitoxin system death-on-curing family toxin: MPEQYTDEWWHIQASPLVFPFDDFAEAMTQAIVRVHRKQLDDIGGFTVERTSDIGSVSSVVDSTFLPVFGQSPKERFEDLFRQMAHFTFHLAKNHYFADGNKRTAMAISLAILKMERIDLDIDDDPEPERNTLYKLISRLVTEEITEEQFAAILRRSGRLIDE; the protein is encoded by the coding sequence ATGCCTGAGCAATACACTGACGAGTGGTGGCATATCCAAGCGTCACCACTCGTTTTTCCATTTGATGATTTCGCAGAAGCAATGACACAAGCAATCGTCCGAGTACACAGGAAGCAACTTGACGACATCGGCGGATTTACCGTGGAAAGAACCAGCGACATCGGTTCCGTAAGCAGCGTTGTTGATTCAACGTTTCTGCCGGTATTCGGTCAATCGCCGAAAGAACGATTCGAAGATTTGTTTCGACAAATGGCGCATTTTACCTTTCACCTAGCCAAAAATCATTATTTCGCTGATGGCAACAAGCGCACCGCAATGGCTATATCCTTGGCCATCCTGAAAATGGAAAGAATTGATTTGGATATCGATGATGATCCAGAGCCAGAACGAAATACCCTATATAAACTCATTTCCAGACTGGTGACAGAAGAAATCACGGAAGAACAATTTGCCGCAATCCTGAGGAGAAGTGGACGTTTAATCGATGAATGA
- a CDS encoding Panacea domain-containing protein, translating to MKSIQVANAFILRHGSDIDITNLVLNKLVYFAQVESLRATGKPLFEDKIEAWPYGPVERNVYFTFQKYGRNRILKPEGETAKDEQALSVVDGTAKKYGFLTAFDLVGFSHRKNSAWKNVYREGENVEITNDAILASDDGLTFPKNTLASSLDEVNAKWQNTFRILRNA from the coding sequence ATGAAGTCAATACAAGTAGCGAATGCTTTCATTCTTCGCCATGGCTCTGATATCGACATTACGAATCTTGTGCTGAACAAGCTCGTTTATTTCGCACAAGTCGAGTCTCTGCGCGCAACCGGGAAACCATTGTTCGAAGACAAGATTGAAGCGTGGCCTTACGGTCCGGTTGAGAGGAACGTTTATTTCACTTTCCAAAAATACGGACGCAACAGGATTCTCAAGCCCGAGGGCGAAACCGCAAAGGATGAACAGGCCTTATCCGTCGTAGATGGGACGGCAAAGAAATATGGTTTTCTGACGGCATTCGATCTTGTGGGATTCTCCCATCGAAAGAACTCCGCTTGGAAGAATGTCTACAGGGAAGGAGAAAACGTCGAAATCACCAACGATGCCATTCTCGCATCCGACGACGGTCTGACCTTCCCCAAAAACACTCTTGCATCTAGTTTGGATGAAGTAAATGCAAAATGGCAGAACACCTTCAGGATTCTGCGCAATGCCTGA
- a CDS encoding DUF2513 domain-containing protein — translation MKRDMELVRLILLKIEEEYRSTAIYNLNISGYDMETVAYHCKILNEAGLISDYGARYADNSLWSFDVGSLTWEGNDFLDKIRDNSQWKKVKDVIVQKGLPLVIETIKTISSAFVTAAAEGVANSIIKNGGMPQ, via the coding sequence ATGAAGCGAGACATGGAGCTTGTTCGTCTCATTCTTTTGAAAATTGAAGAAGAATACCGTTCAACAGCGATTTATAATTTGAACATTAGTGGCTACGACATGGAAACTGTCGCCTATCATTGCAAAATATTAAATGAGGCTGGGCTGATTTCTGATTACGGTGCCCGGTATGCGGATAACAGTTTATGGAGCTTCGACGTAGGTTCTTTAACATGGGAGGGCAATGATTTTCTTGATAAAATCCGAGATAACTCCCAATGGAAAAAGGTTAAAGATGTAATTGTGCAAAAAGGACTCCCCCTTGTTATCGAAACAATTAAGACCATTTCCTCTGCGTTTGTGACAGCCGCAGCAGAGGGAGTAGCAAACTCCATCATTAAAAACGGTGGAATGCCGCAATAA
- a CDS encoding DUF3847 domain-containing protein: MQLQHKKQQLENRAAYYEKGDLRKRAHHLITRGAAIESVASLTKVLTETEFYTFAEKHSP, translated from the coding sequence TTGCAGCTCCAACACAAAAAGCAGCAACTTGAAAACCGTGCCGCATACTACGAAAAGGGAGATCTGCGCAAGCGGGCACATCATCTTATCACCCGTGGCGCAGCTATTGAAAGCGTTGCATCGCTGACAAAGGTTTTGACCGAAACCGAGTTTTACACCTTTGCGGAAAAGCATTCGCCTTGA
- a CDS encoding IS3 family transposase: protein MAALRPKNRNAGQADRPAMRRDRSAGDAEAPRRRVEEPELGNALMREVAEAFASSRGRYGYRRVRAVLRTRVSEKALRRIMAEDGPTAHVPERRGYGSYEGETTPAPGDLADRDFTAEMPNEKWLTDITEIKARDGKVYLSPPIDCYDGKIVAYTAGPGPNAELANRMLVKAMETLPEGARPLVHSDRGCHCRRPGWLALMDRYGPARSTGAKGRSPDDAAAEGFLGRMRTEPVYPGHWGGGAYPRRGARPDRRLHPLARPRAHQTVDWLDESGTIPSEPGNGCVIISKKTSAAPLSHLSHIHVDKAQYYIQV from the coding sequence ATGGCCGCGCTGCGACCCAAGAACAGGAACGCCGGCCAGGCCGACAGGCCAGCGATGCGACGGGATCGATCCGCCGGCGACGCCGAGGCCCCGCGCCGCAGGGTCGAGGAGCCGGAACTGGGGAACGCGTTGATGCGGGAGGTGGCGGAGGCGTTCGCCTCTTCCAGGGGAAGGTACGGGTACCGCAGGGTCAGGGCCGTGCTCCGAACCCGCGTCTCGGAGAAGGCGCTCCGCAGGATCATGGCCGAGGATGGTCCGACGGCGCATGTTCCCGAACGACGCGGGTACGGCTCATACGAGGGCGAGACCACGCCGGCTCCCGGCGACCTCGCCGACCGCGATTTCACGGCTGAGATGCCGAACGAGAAATGGCTCACGGACATCACCGAGATCAAGGCCAGGGATGGGAAGGTGTACCTCTCCCCGCCGATCGACTGTTACGACGGCAAGATCGTCGCGTACACGGCCGGGCCCGGTCCCAACGCGGAGCTCGCCAACAGGATGCTCGTCAAGGCCATGGAAACGCTGCCGGAGGGAGCGAGGCCCCTGGTGCATTCCGACCGCGGATGCCACTGCCGGCGGCCCGGATGGCTGGCGCTCATGGACCGCTACGGCCCGGCGCGGTCGACGGGCGCCAAAGGCCGTTCCCCGGACGACGCCGCCGCGGAGGGGTTCCTCGGACGCATGAGGACGGAGCCCGTCTATCCTGGGCATTGGGGGGGGGGAGCATACCCGCGACGGGGTGCTCGTCCCGATCGACGACTGCATCCGCTGGCACGACCACGAGCGCATCAAACGGTCGATTGGTTGGATGAGTCCGGTACAATACCGTCAGAACCAGGGAATGGCTGCGTGATCATCTCCAAGAAAACGTCCGCAGCTCCCTTATCACACTTGTCACACATTCATGTAGATAAGGCTCAATATTATATACAGGTATGA